The Rissa tridactyla isolate bRisTri1 chromosome 6, bRisTri1.patW.cur.20221130, whole genome shotgun sequence genome includes a region encoding these proteins:
- the NPS gene encoding neuropeptide S, producing MTFVCSGYPVVPSMSSNPFYLNCQLYGKSDYCLVLLNNCLAKVGRNEELAFLKPYLEMPFNKRSFRNGVGSGIKKTSFRRAKS from the exons ATGACATTTGTGTGCTCGGGTTACCCAGTTGTCCCTTCCATG agCAGCAATCCTTTTTATTTGAATTGCCAGCTGTATGGAAAATCTGATTACTGCCTCGTCCTGCTGAATAACTGCTTAGCCAAGGTGGGCAGGAATGAAGAACTGGCTTTTTTAAAGCCTTACCTGGAGATGCCTTTCAATAAAAGGTCCTTCCGCAATGGTGTTGggtcaggaattaaaaaaacttCCTTTCGAAGAGCAAAGTCATAA